From a single Bremerella cremea genomic region:
- a CDS encoding sulfatase family protein has product MRNRTLLLVFSLAVLLFSATNRLSAAERPNLILLLTDDQRFDALGCMGNPVIKTPNIDKLAAEGVTFDNAFATTAICATSRATFLTGQYARRHGVVDFRTVLTPEAYQQSFPALLRAAGYRTAFIGKWGVGNKLPIDQYDYWKGFGGQGEYFEEGHPHMTQRLENQTLEFLDTCKADQPFCLQVSFKAAHCQDGPGWQFRHAPKYADYYAEDRITPAETANDAAYAKLPQQLQGGESRIRWQRRFDGDEMLQKNVKDYYRLLTGVDDFVGAMVAKLQEKKLAENTVILYTSDHGFFLGEHGLAGKWLMYDPSIRIPLIIYDPRLPQSLRGRHLNEMVLNVDIAPTLLDFGGVKVPSVMQGRSLKPLVEGKQTEPWRTEFLYEHLFPHATIPQSEGVRTQDWKYIVYEKTEPKLEQLFDLKNDPNETTNLAEDPQHANKLKELRSKLDQMRTELQ; this is encoded by the coding sequence ATGCGAAACCGAACTCTGTTACTTGTGTTTTCTCTGGCGGTACTTCTTTTCTCGGCAACGAACCGACTGTCGGCTGCCGAGCGTCCGAATTTGATTTTACTGCTGACCGACGATCAGCGTTTCGATGCACTGGGGTGCATGGGCAACCCTGTGATTAAAACACCTAACATCGACAAACTGGCTGCGGAAGGGGTAACGTTCGACAACGCTTTTGCCACGACGGCCATTTGTGCGACGAGCCGGGCGACGTTCTTGACCGGGCAGTACGCTCGGCGGCATGGGGTAGTCGACTTCCGCACAGTCCTCACGCCGGAAGCCTATCAGCAATCGTTCCCTGCCCTGCTTCGTGCGGCCGGGTATCGAACGGCATTCATTGGAAAGTGGGGCGTGGGGAATAAGCTGCCGATCGACCAGTACGACTACTGGAAAGGTTTTGGTGGTCAAGGAGAGTATTTCGAGGAGGGCCACCCCCACATGACTCAGCGGCTGGAGAATCAAACACTCGAGTTTCTCGACACTTGCAAGGCGGATCAGCCGTTCTGTTTGCAGGTCAGCTTTAAGGCCGCACATTGCCAAGATGGCCCTGGCTGGCAATTTCGTCACGCCCCCAAATACGCTGACTATTACGCAGAAGATAGAATCACCCCTGCCGAGACAGCCAACGACGCGGCCTATGCCAAGCTACCTCAGCAACTGCAAGGAGGTGAGTCTCGAATTCGTTGGCAGCGACGTTTCGATGGAGACGAGATGCTGCAGAAGAACGTCAAAGATTACTATCGGCTCTTGACCGGTGTCGACGATTTTGTCGGAGCGATGGTTGCCAAATTGCAGGAAAAGAAGCTGGCTGAAAACACCGTGATTCTGTACACCTCCGACCATGGATTCTTTTTGGGGGAACATGGCCTGGCCGGCAAGTGGCTGATGTACGATCCATCGATTCGGATCCCGCTGATCATTTATGATCCGCGACTTCCTCAGTCGCTGCGTGGTCGTCACCTGAACGAGATGGTGTTGAACGTCGATATTGCCCCAACTCTTTTAGATTTCGGCGGCGTCAAGGTGCCCTCGGTTATGCAGGGGCGCAGTCTTAAACCTTTGGTGGAAGGAAAGCAAACCGAGCCTTGGCGAACGGAGTTCCTGTACGAACACCTATTCCCCCATGCGACCATTCCGCAAAGTGAAGGCGTTCGTACTCAGGATTGGAAGTACATTGTTTACGAGAAGACCGAACCCAAGCTGGAACAATTGTTCGATCTGAAAAACGATCCGAATGAGACGACCAATCTTGCGGAAGACCCGCAGCATGCTAACAAGCTGAAAGAACTACGGTCCAAGCTTGATCAAATGCGGACAGAGCTACAGTAG